From a region of the Patescibacteria group bacterium genome:
- the secF gene encoding protein translocase subunit SecF produces the protein MRNIIAKRKIFYFISGFSILASIFALVSWGLKPGIDFLGGTLWEFRFSQEIEKFKIEEVLKNNLGGEIIVQESTDAVFTIRTKELDEPTHQQLIQQIKTIDSSFNELRFETIGPTVGKTLQRKSFQAIVLAVFAISLYITYAFRKASHPVSSWKYGLATIFTLFHDLIIPLGVFAYLGRFKNVEIDTNFVVAMLVIMGFSVHDTIVVFDRIREKLKTLGGKNFIELVNLGLNETLVRSINTSLTAILALLALYLWGSYTLKWFILAMIIGIATGTYSSIAVASPIIVELWQFQQKRR, from the coding sequence ATGAGAAACATTATTGCTAAACGAAAAATATTTTACTTTATCTCCGGCTTTTCAATCTTAGCCAGTATTTTTGCTTTAGTTTCTTGGGGGTTAAAACCGGGGATTGACTTTTTGGGCGGAACACTCTGGGAGTTTAGATTCAGCCAAGAAATTGAAAAATTCAAAATAGAAGAGGTTTTAAAGAATAATCTTGGCGGAGAGATTATTGTCCAAGAATCAACTGATGCCGTTTTCACCATCAGAACTAAAGAATTGGACGAACCAACTCATCAGCAACTAATCCAGCAGATCAAAACCATTGATTCAAGCTTTAATGAGCTAAGATTTGAGACTATCGGCCCGACTGTTGGCAAAACCCTTCAAAGAAAATCTTTTCAAGCAATTGTCTTAGCTGTTTTCGCCATCTCTCTTTATATCACTTATGCTTTCAGAAAGGCTTCGCATCCGGTCAGTTCTTGGAAATACGGTTTAGCGACAATCTTTACCTTGTTCCACGACCTGATTATTCCTTTGGGCGTTTTTGCCTATCTGGGCAGATTCAAAAATGTTGAGATAGACACTAACTTTGTGGTGGCAATGCTGGTAATTATGGGTTTTTCAGTCCATGACACGATTGTTGTTTTTGACCGAATTAGGGAAAAACTGAAAACTCTTGGCGGCAAAAACTTTATTGAACTGGTTAATCTTGGCTTGAATGAAACTTTAGTCAGGTCAATCAACACCTCCTTAACCGCGATTCTGGCCTTGTTGGCGCTTTATCTCTGGGGCAGTTATACTCTAAAGTGGTTTATTCTGGCAATGATAATTGGCATTGCCACCGGCACCTATTCCTCAATTGCCGTAGCCAGTCCGATTATTGTTGAGCTCTGGCAATTTCAGCAAAAAAGAAGATAA
- the ftsW gene encoding putative lipid II flippase FtsW: MRAHSSDKWLIGLLIAFVLLGLFMVFNASSTRALIVKNDPFFYFKKQLAYLGLGLIGFWLAFKIKHKLWQKFSFLILVLGFGLISAVFIPGIGSTLQGATRWLNLGPVSIQPAEFFKISLIIYLASFFSKRQAPTKINSFLETALPFLVILGLFGGILLSQKSFGMLAIITGIALAIYFASGVSLKNLFQLAVPLALIMIFFLLSAPYRVERLKTFLQPEQDPLGSGYQINQALISIGSGGISGVGLGHSRQKFNFLPETMGDSIFAIWAEETGFIGSAGLLTLIGIFFIRGFRISRMSRDMFSKLLAFGITFAITFQFLFNIAAISNLIPLSGIPLPFFSYGGSSLISTLIMYGVLLNISKYTVKTKT; this comes from the coding sequence ATGCGCGCTCACTCTTCGGACAAATGGCTAATCGGCCTTTTAATCGCTTTTGTTTTGCTTGGTTTGTTTATGGTTTTCAACGCTTCGTCAACCCGAGCGTTAATCGTCAAAAACGACCCGTTTTTTTATTTTAAAAAACAGCTGGCTTATCTGGGCCTTGGCCTAATCGGCTTTTGGCTGGCTTTCAAGATTAAACACAAGCTCTGGCAAAAGTTTTCTTTTTTAATCTTGGTTTTGGGCTTTGGCTTAATCAGCGCAGTTTTTATTCCCGGGATCGGTTCCACCCTGCAGGGAGCAACTCGCTGGCTTAATCTTGGCCCGGTTTCAATCCAGCCGGCGGAGTTTTTCAAAATTTCTTTAATCATCTATTTAGCTTCCTTTTTTTCAAAAAGGCAGGCGCCGACAAAAATCAATAGTTTTTTAGAAACCGCTTTGCCGTTTCTGGTTATTTTAGGATTATTCGGCGGCATTCTGCTCAGCCAAAAGTCTTTTGGCATGTTAGCGATTATCACCGGCATTGCTTTGGCAATTTATTTTGCTTCAGGGGTGTCTTTAAAAAACCTTTTTCAGCTTGCCGTTCCTTTAGCCTTAATTATGATTTTCTTTCTTTTATCCGCGCCTTATCGGGTGGAAAGATTAAAAACTTTTTTACAGCCGGAACAAGACCCTTTGGGTAGCGGCTACCAAATCAACCAAGCGTTAATCAGCATCGGCTCTGGCGGAATCAGCGGAGTTGGCCTGGGTCATTCCCGACAAAAATTCAATTTTTTGCCGGAAACAATGGGGGATTCAATTTTTGCTATCTGGGCTGAAGAAACCGGATTTATCGGCAGCGCCGGCTTATTAACCTTGATTGGCATCTTCTTTATCCGCGGTTTCCGCATCTCAAGAATGAGCCGAGATATGTTTTCCAAACTCTTGGCTTTCGGCATCACTTTTGCGATTACTTTTCAATTCTTGTTCAATATTGCCGCCATCAGCAACCTAATTCCCTTGAGCGGAATTCCGTTACCGTTTTTCAGCTACGGCGGCTCGTCCTTAATCAGCACCTTAATTATGTACGGCGTCTTGCTTAATATCTCAAAATATACCGTTAAAACCAAAACATAG
- a CDS encoding UDP-N-acetylglucosamine--N-acetylmuramyl-(pentapeptide) pyrophosphoryl-undecaprenol N-acetylglucosamine transferase produces MIFNFNKKKIRFVLTGGGTGGHLFPLLAVAEKAQQSAQNQNLSLELSYLGPVKGPFSFDPRILEQRGIKTIPIISESPGNASNPLTAGLSFLKEFFGFLQCLWYLWLIMPDAVFSKGGFGSLPIIFVSFLYRIPVVIHESDVIPGQANQLSKKFASRIAISFEKSIQFFPFEKTALTGNPIRNAFFEKTDRKKAIEFFGFSQELKTVFISGGSQGAKKLNDLTLDSLPQLIENYQVIHQCGSRNYPEVSRGADFTLKGQEKQKQSRYKLFGFMDEQEIKSAYAAADLIIARAGSGSIFEISAQAKPSILIPLSTAAKDHQRENAYAYAKTGAAIVLEENNLKPHIFFGQMDYLLKNQEKLRSMSEAAKSFSKPKAAETIAKELFVIAGA; encoded by the coding sequence ATGATTTTCAATTTTAATAAGAAAAAAATCAGATTTGTCTTAACTGGCGGCGGCACTGGCGGGCATTTATTCCCCTTGCTGGCAGTGGCAGAAAAAGCCCAACAATCCGCCCAAAACCAAAATCTTAGTTTAGAATTAAGCTATTTAGGCCCGGTTAAAGGCCCGTTTTCTTTTGACCCAAGAATTTTAGAGCAAAGAGGCATCAAAACCATTCCGATTATCAGCGAAAGCCCGGGTAATGCCAGCAATCCTTTAACTGCAGGTTTAAGTTTTTTAAAAGAATTTTTTGGCTTTTTACAATGCCTCTGGTACCTTTGGCTGATTATGCCGGATGCGGTTTTTTCCAAAGGCGGGTTCGGCTCTTTGCCGATTATTTTCGTTTCTTTCTTGTATCGAATTCCGGTAGTAATCCATGAATCAGATGTCATCCCGGGCCAAGCCAATCAGCTAAGCAAAAAATTTGCTTCCCGAATCGCGATTTCTTTTGAAAAATCAATCCAGTTTTTCCCGTTTGAAAAAACCGCCTTAACCGGCAACCCCATCAGAAATGCTTTTTTTGAAAAAACTGACCGGAAAAAAGCAATTGAGTTTTTCGGCTTTTCCCAAGAATTAAAAACGGTTTTCATTTCTGGCGGCTCCCAAGGGGCAAAAAAGCTCAATGACCTAACCCTTGATTCTTTGCCCCAGTTAATTGAAAATTATCAAGTAATCCACCAATGCGGCTCAAGAAACTACCCTGAAGTTTCCCGGGGCGCTGATTTTACCCTGAAGGGCCAAGAAAAACAAAAACAATCAAGATACAAACTATTCGGGTTTATGGATGAACAGGAAATAAAATCTGCTTATGCCGCGGCGGACTTGATTATTGCCCGGGCTGGCAGCGGCAGCATCTTTGAGATTTCTGCCCAAGCCAAACCGAGCATCTTAATTCCCTTATCAACCGCCGCCAAAGACCACCAGAGAGAAAACGCTTATGCTTATGCCAAAACCGGCGCCGCCATAGTTTTAGAAGAAAACAACTTAAAACCGCACATCTTTTTCGGCCAGATGGATTATCTGCTCAAGAACCAAGAAAAATTAAGGTCTATGTCTGAAGCCGCCAAAAGCTTTTCTAAACCTAAAGCCGCAGAAACAATTGCCAAAGAATTATTTGTTATTGCCGGCGCGTAA
- the gltX gene encoding glutamate--tRNA ligase produces MNPSGYQQKFEGLNGNVRVRMAPSPTGYLHIGTARTALFNWLFARSKGGKFILRIEDTDKERSKKKYEKNIIDGLKWLGLDWDEGPDIDGDYGPYRQSEKIPVYKKYLEQLLKEDKAYYCFCSKEELEARKQDMISRGEAPRYAGTCRNLTEREIQQNLKQKLPFVIRMKMPNEKISFKDLIKSEANFDTGLFGDLIIAKSLEEPLYNFTVVIDDHEMEITQVIRGEDHFTNTPKQIVLYNLFGWQIPEFAHLPLILGQDRAKLSKRHAVLSLDDYKKQGYLPEAIINFIALLGWHPSEDKELFSLNELQQEFSLGRVQKSGAVFNLPKLDWLNNYYLKQKPILETVKFLLPFYLEKNILKPAKEKDLYQNEDKEEFGLSYLSKAIKLTLEKSQSSLGVVEMSKLFFQEPEYEKELLFWKQITETEIRTSLEQTKEVLLSIEEKEFAADKIEQKLSPIYSEDRGMVLWPLRVALSGLKVSPGPLEIAEILGKQKTIRRVEKAIKLIANNAN; encoded by the coding sequence ATGAACCCATCGGGTTATCAGCAAAAATTTGAAGGCCTAAACGGCAATGTCCGGGTCAGAATGGCGCCTTCGCCAACCGGCTACCTTCACATTGGCACTGCCAGAACCGCGCTTTTCAACTGGCTTTTCGCCCGATCTAAAGGCGGTAAATTTATCTTAAGAATTGAAGATACGGACAAAGAGCGGTCTAAGAAAAAATATGAAAAAAATATAATTGACGGCTTAAAATGGCTTGGTTTGGACTGGGACGAGGGCCCGGATATTGACGGCGATTACGGGCCTTATCGCCAATCAGAAAAAATTCCTGTTTACAAAAAATATTTAGAACAGCTTTTAAAAGAAGACAAAGCTTATTATTGTTTTTGCTCCAAAGAAGAATTAGAAGCGAGAAAACAAGATATGATTAGCCGGGGAGAAGCGCCGCGCTATGCCGGCACCTGCCGCAATCTGACTGAAAGAGAAATTCAACAAAACCTTAAACAAAAACTGCCTTTTGTGATTAGAATGAAAATGCCGAATGAGAAAATCAGTTTTAAAGATTTGATTAAGAGCGAAGCAAATTTTGACACCGGCTTATTCGGCGATTTAATCATTGCCAAAAGTTTGGAAGAGCCGCTTTATAACTTTACCGTTGTTATTGATGACCACGAAATGGAGATTACCCAAGTTATTCGCGGCGAAGACCATTTTACCAATACCCCCAAACAGATTGTTTTATATAACTTATTCGGCTGGCAGATTCCTGAATTTGCTCATTTGCCCTTAATATTGGGCCAAGACCGAGCTAAGCTTTCTAAAAGGCATGCGGTGCTTAGTTTGGATGATTATAAAAAACAGGGTTATCTTCCCGAAGCAATAATTAACTTTATTGCTTTGCTCGGCTGGCATCCGTCAGAAGACAAAGAGCTGTTCAGCTTAAACGAGCTTCAACAAGAATTTTCTTTAGGCCGAGTCCAAAAATCCGGCGCTGTGTTCAACTTGCCCAAGCTTGATTGGCTGAATAATTATTATCTAAAGCAAAAACCGATTTTGGAAACAGTTAAATTTTTACTGCCTTTTTATCTGGAGAAAAACATTTTAAAGCCGGCTAAAGAAAAAGATCTTTACCAGAACGAAGACAAAGAAGAATTCGGGCTAAGCTATCTCTCTAAAGCAATCAAATTAACTCTTGAAAAAAGCCAGAGCAGTTTAGGCGTCGTAGAGATGTCTAAATTGTTTTTTCAGGAGCCGGAATACGAAAAAGAACTGCTTTTCTGGAAACAGATAACAGAAACAGAAATCAGAACCTCTTTAGAACAAACTAAAGAAGTACTTTTGTCAATAGAAGAAAAAGAGTTTGCCGCTGATAAAATAGAGCAAAAACTAAGCCCGATCTATTCAGAAGACAGGGGAATGGTGCTCTGGCCCTTAAGGGTTGCCTTGTCCGGCTTGAAAGTTTCTCCCGGACCGCTTGAGATTGCCGAGATTTTAGGCAAGCAAAAAACAATTAGGCGGGTTGAAAAAGCAATAAAACTAATCGCGAATAATGCGAATTGA
- a CDS encoding peptidoglycan DD-metalloendopeptidase family protein, whose product MIKVKSKPIILTFLLIAIAVGLNLPTQFSYSQSIDELKKSIAEKEQEIARLEAEAEKYQNEIDKTSSKAKTLNSEIARINAEINQLKNNIAITQKKIESASFQIQELNLNIDYAEAQIEENKQALRDLVQQLYELDSKNPLIILLGNKKISDVVEEFAYLDNLQENLINKTNFLRALKQDLNQNLAVSEKTKEKYNTLAQTLNAQQTIAGTKKQEKQTVLTETKNQEKIYQQLLNETVEKQKQIEAGIRELEKELSAQLNPQTLPQGKLFIWPVNGGYLTQGFGEVPYGSITRRYYSFHNGIDIGAKTGVGTPILAAADGRVEATGNNGKYAYGKWLAINHGNNLITLYAHLSYIDVTKGQSVKAGQIVGYMGATGLVTGPHLHFTVYAADSFRTENRWFGLLPLGAPLDPNDYL is encoded by the coding sequence ATGATTAAGGTTAAATCTAAACCAATTATTCTAACATTTTTGCTTATTGCTATTGCTGTTGGCTTAAATCTGCCAACCCAATTTTCTTACTCCCAATCAATTGACGAGCTGAAAAAAAGCATTGCTGAAAAAGAGCAGGAGATTGCTCGGTTAGAAGCAGAGGCGGAAAAATACCAAAACGAGATTGACAAAACCAGCTCTAAAGCAAAAACCTTAAACAGCGAAATCGCCAGAATCAATGCTGAAATTAACCAGCTAAAGAACAACATTGCTATTACCCAAAAAAAGATTGAGTCCGCCAGTTTTCAAATTCAAGAATTGAATCTAAATATTGATTATGCCGAGGCCCAGATTGAAGAAAACAAACAGGCATTAAGGGATTTAGTCCAGCAGCTTTACGAACTGGACTCAAAAAACCCGTTAATTATTCTGCTGGGAAACAAAAAAATTTCTGATGTGGTGGAAGAGTTCGCTTATCTGGACAACCTCCAGGAAAACCTAATTAACAAAACAAATTTCTTAAGGGCGTTAAAACAAGATTTAAACCAAAACTTAGCTGTTTCTGAAAAAACCAAAGAAAAATACAACACTCTGGCGCAGACTCTTAACGCCCAGCAAACAATTGCCGGCACAAAAAAACAAGAAAAGCAAACCGTTTTAACCGAAACAAAAAATCAGGAAAAAATTTATCAGCAGCTTTTAAACGAAACCGTGGAAAAACAAAAACAGATTGAAGCCGGGATTCGAGAACTGGAAAAAGAGTTAAGCGCCCAGCTAAATCCCCAAACCCTGCCTCAGGGCAAGCTGTTTATCTGGCCGGTGAATGGGGGATACTTAACCCAAGGTTTTGGCGAAGTGCCTTATGGCAGTATAACCAGACGATATTATTCGTTCCATAATGGCATTGATATCGGCGCCAAAACCGGCGTTGGCACGCCGATTTTGGCCGCGGCTGACGGCCGGGTTGAAGCAACCGGCAATAATGGCAAATACGCTTATGGCAAATGGCTGGCGATTAATCACGGCAATAACTTAATCACGCTTTACGCCCACTTGTCTTACATAGATGTTACCAAGGGCCAGTCAGTCAAGGCCGGCCAGATTGTTGGCTATATGGGCGCAACCGGTCTGGTCACCGGACCGCATCTGCATTTCACGGTTTACGCCGCGGATTCTTTCAGAACCGAGAACCGCTGGTTTGGCTTATTGCCTTTGGGCGCGCCGCTGGATCCGAACGATTACCTGTGA
- a CDS encoding LamG-like jellyroll fold domain-containing protein, with protein sequence MIQKTKLKRYFPSFTLLELLIVIGILAVLASVSFIALNPVEQLRKARDSRRMADLKSLDNALKIYESQALNAYFGTSTWVYLSLPDTSSTCGSYALPTLPTGYSYHCATSDNLRKTDGSSWVPVNFQSLTIGSPLSVLPVDPQNNQSSYYTYVSGGSWELTAQFESGKYADQKAQDGGLDPGMYEIGTDLTLSPFTHKLFRYWDFEESSWTNNCSTNTVLDKSGYDGHGKSCPNSTGPTTPVSGKIGNAVSLDGTEDYIDIPDLSLGSDGTYSSFTLLAWVYANNKTHQVIWGDNQNSCDMLDYYGVDIRLGADTNCAAWSSTRPSYGAWHHLVLSVNDSTTAKLYLDGSLVSQKDISGFTQYWGNGNEILSFLGRDYCSGGDCWLDGMLDEVRIYTRSLSDEEVKAIYNATK encoded by the coding sequence ATGATTCAAAAAACCAAGCTTAAGAGATATTTCCCCTCCTTTACCTTATTGGAACTATTGATCGTCATTGGCATCTTGGCAGTCTTGGCCAGCGTCAGTTTTATTGCTTTAAATCCAGTGGAACAGCTAAGAAAAGCAAGAGATTCAAGGAGAATGGCAGATCTAAAATCACTTGATAATGCCCTGAAAATCTATGAATCCCAGGCTCTAAACGCTTATTTTGGCACCAGCACCTGGGTATACCTGTCTTTGCCCGATACAAGCTCTACCTGTGGTTCCTATGCCTTACCAACATTACCAACAGGATACAGCTATCACTGCGCCACCAGCGATAATCTAAGAAAAACTGATGGCTCTAGCTGGGTGCCTGTTAATTTTCAGTCCTTAACTATTGGTTCTCCTTTATCTGTTTTGCCAGTTGATCCCCAGAATAATCAGTCTAGTTACTATACCTATGTTTCCGGAGGGTCGTGGGAATTGACCGCTCAGTTTGAATCGGGTAAATATGCTGATCAGAAAGCTCAGGACGGTGGTCTGGATCCGGGGATGTACGAGATTGGGACGGACCTGACGCTGTCACCGTTCACGCATAAACTTTTTAGATACTGGGATTTTGAAGAAAGTTCTTGGACAAATAATTGTTCAACCAACACTGTACTTGATAAATCTGGGTATGACGGCCATGGAAAATCTTGTCCTAATAGTACTGGACCGACAACTCCGGTTTCGGGTAAGATTGGTAATGCTGTTAGCTTGGACGGAACTGAAGATTATATTGATATTCCTGATCTCAGTTTGGGTTCGGATGGCACGTACTCTAGTTTTACTTTATTGGCATGGGTTTATGCTAATAACAAAACACATCAAGTTATCTGGGGGGATAACCAGAATTCGTGCGATATGCTAGATTATTATGGAGTTGATATAAGGTTGGGCGCTGATACTAATTGTGCTGCGTGGTCTAGCACAAGGCCGTCTTACGGGGCGTGGCATCATCTTGTTCTTAGCGTAAATGATTCTACAACCGCGAAACTCTATCTTGACGGATCATTGGTTAGTCAAAAGGATATCTCTGGTTTTACGCAATATTGGGGGAACGGGAACGAGATTTTATCCTTCCTTGGAAGAGACTATTGCAGTGGTGGCGATTGCTGGCTGGATGGCATGTTAGATGAGGTTAGGATTTATACTCGTTCTTTGTCTGATGAGGAAGTTAAAGCAATCTATAATGCCACAAAATGA